A single Deinococcus sp. Leaf326 DNA region contains:
- a CDS encoding immunity 49 family protein, whose protein sequence is MNVASHQPEEFVYDALGDRLKQLDRNFASEAAGLVKFQDYDLALISDDAIKKAGLLNLRGGSAQEMRELLVLAADTVDSLFRLAAFPAGQATVPVSLLGLQGVPQVSTGPTSRTTVARWMDGFSCALATDQSDVVNPLSDVPLDLIRRSSTTFPECAYLLVAATQQLWHQSPELPETVRRGLELTGHAHLRPDEYSYVDDLIVPVYDMISALALGEEEHVNTALVGVLRGHGRYYHRQEDHRLNDPRGFLGLSALGWGRYAVRAGYDLHVTSGYMPADLLR, encoded by the coding sequence GTGAACGTCGCCAGCCACCAGCCGGAAGAGTTTGTGTACGACGCCCTCGGGGACAGACTGAAACAGCTCGACCGGAACTTCGCCAGCGAGGCGGCGGGCCTGGTCAAATTTCAGGACTACGATCTGGCTCTGATTTCCGACGACGCGATCAAGAAAGCCGGTCTGCTCAATCTGCGCGGCGGCTCTGCCCAGGAAATGCGGGAGCTGTTGGTGCTGGCTGCCGACACGGTCGACTCCCTGTTCCGGCTCGCCGCTTTTCCCGCAGGCCAGGCGACGGTGCCCGTCTCCCTGCTCGGCCTTCAGGGCGTGCCTCAGGTCTCGACCGGGCCGACGTCCCGCACGACCGTGGCCCGCTGGATGGACGGGTTTTCCTGCGCCCTCGCCACCGATCAGAGTGATGTGGTCAACCCGCTCAGCGACGTGCCGCTGGACCTGATCCGCCGCAGTTCCACCACCTTTCCCGAGTGCGCGTATCTGCTGGTGGCAGCCACCCAGCAGCTCTGGCACCAGTCCCCGGAACTGCCCGAAACGGTGCGGCGCGGCCTGGAACTGACCGGTCACGCCCACCTGCGACCCGATGAGTACAGCTACGTCGACGATCTGATCGTGCCGGTCTACGACATGATCTCTGCGCTGGCTCTCGGTGAGGAGGAACACGTCAACACGGCGCTGGTGGGCGTGCTACGTGGACACGGCCGCTACTACCACCGCCAGGAAGACCACCGGCTCAACGACCCCCGGGGCTTCCTGGGCCTCTCCGCGCTGGGCTGGGGCCGTTACGCCGTGCGCGCCGGGTACGACCTACACGTCACGTCCGGCTACATGCCTGCGGACCTGCTGCGCTGA